The genomic region GGCCTCGGCGTCAAGTCCGCTGCGATCCGCAAGCTGCACATCCAGGGCGCGCTGACGCAGACCGGCAATCCCTACGATCTCGCGATCAACGGCCGCGGCTGGTTTCAGGTGCTCGGACCCAACAACGAGGTGCAATACACCCGTGCCGGCTCGTTCAACACCAATGCCAACGGCCAGCTCGTCACCATTGACGGCTACCTGCTGGACCCCGCGATCACGGTGCCGCAGGGAACGGTGGAGGTCACCGTCAACGCCACTGGCCAGGTGTTTGCCAAGCTCGACACGGAAGTGAATCCGAGGCAGATCGGCCAGCTCAACCTCGCCAATTTCGCCAACGAAGCGGGCCTCGAACCGCTGGGCGGCAATCTCTACAAGGAGACCACGGCATCCGGCACGCCGGTCGTCGGTCTGCCCGGCGATGCCGGGTATGGCAAGATCAACCAGAAATATCTCGAAGCCTCGAACGTCGACCCGGTCAAGGAAATCACCGAATTGATCTCGGCGCAGCGTGCCTACGAAATGAATGCCAAGGTCATCCAGGCCTCGGATGAAATGGCCCAGACGGTGTCGAAGGGCATGCGCTAGTTCCGGTGTCTCGATGTTGAACAGGGTAGGCCTGATCGTGCGCGGGTTGGCCGCCGTGCTGCTGGTTCTCGTCGCGGCGCGGGTCGCCGCGGCCGAGGAGAAGCGGCTTCCCGTGCCCGCCGTCTCGATCCGCGCCGGCGAGCTGATCCGCGAGGAGATGATCACCGAGCGCGCCTTCGCGCCGAGCCTGCTCGGCGTCGCCATGTTCATCGAGGGACGTCAGGTCCTGGTCGGTCGCATGGCGCGGCGTGCGCTGTTGCCGGGCCAGCCGATTCCGACCAATGCGGTGGAGGATCCCTGGACCGTCGCGCGCGGCGCCATGGTCAAGGTCGTGGTCGAGGACAGTGGCCTGTCCATCGTCACTTACGGCTCGGCGATGCAGTCGGGGGCGGCCGGCGCGCTGATCCCCGTGCGCAATACGGACAGCGGCGTGATCATCAGGGGCGTCGTCCAGCCGGACGGCAGCGTCAAGGTTATGGACGGATCATGACCAGGCTCCTGCTTGCGCTCATGCTGCTGGTGTCGGCCGCCAGCGCCGAGGCCGCCGTCCGCATCAAGGACATCGCGGACATCAAGGGTCTGCGCGAAAACCAGATCGTCGGCTACGGCCTCGTCATCGGCCTCAACGGCACTGGCGACACGCTGCGCAACGCGCCGTTCACCGAACAGTCCCTGCAATCGATGCTCGAGAACATGGGCATCAACGTCAGGAACGAGACCACGAGCACGAACAACCCCCCGCGTCCGACCACGCTGCGTACGCGCAACGTCGCAGCGGTGATGGTGACGGCGGACCTTCCGCCCTCGATCGGGCCCGGCGAGCGCATGGACGTCACCGTGTCGTCACTCGGCGATGCGACGTCGCTGCTCGGCGGCACGCTGGTCATGACGTCGCTGCGCGCGGCGGACGGCGCGGTCTACGCGGTGGCGCAGGGCGCGATCACGGTTGCCGGCTACAGCGTCGGAGGCCAGGCGCAGAGCGTCAGCCAGGGCACGCCGACGGCCGGACGCATCCCGAACGGTGCGCTGGTCGAACGCGCGGTGCAGGGAAGCCTCCACGAGATGGAGTTCCTGGTGCTCCAGCTGAAGAACCCCGACTTCGTCACCGCAACGCGCATCCTCGACGCCGTCAACCGCTACGCCGGCGGTCGCTACCGGGCGCAGATCGCGTTCGAGCGCGACTACCGCACCATCGTGCTGTCGAAGCCGCGTCATGTCGGCCCTGTTCGCTTCCTCGCCGAGATCGGCGAATTGGTGGTCGAGCCGGACACGCCGGCGCGGGTCGTGATCAACGAACGCACCGGCACGGTCGTGATCGGGCGCGACGTGCGGATCTCGACCGTTGCCGTGACCCACGGCAATCTGACGGTTCGCGTCACGGAGATGCCGGTTGTGTCGCAGCCGGCGCCGTTCTCGCGAGGACAGACGGTGGTCGTCCCGCAGACCGTGGTCGAAGCCAACGAGGCGGGATCGCAGGTGGCGATCCT from Bradyrhizobium sp. CB1015 harbors:
- the flgG gene encoding flagellar basal-body rod protein FlgG, translating into MKSLAIAATGMNAQQTNIEVIANNIANINSTSYKRARAEFTDLFYQMDRMQGVANTNGSSPIPEGANLGLGVKSAAIRKLHIQGALTQTGNPYDLAINGRGWFQVLGPNNEVQYTRAGSFNTNANGQLVTIDGYLLDPAITVPQGTVEVTVNATGQVFAKLDTEVNPRQIGQLNLANFANEAGLEPLGGNLYKETTASGTPVVGLPGDAGYGKINQKYLEASNVDPVKEITELISAQRAYEMNAKVIQASDEMAQTVSKGMR
- the flgA gene encoding flagellar basal body P-ring formation chaperone FlgA, with amino-acid sequence MLNRVGLIVRGLAAVLLVLVAARVAAAEEKRLPVPAVSIRAGELIREEMITERAFAPSLLGVAMFIEGRQVLVGRMARRALLPGQPIPTNAVEDPWTVARGAMVKVVVEDSGLSIVTYGSAMQSGAAGALIPVRNTDSGVIIRGVVQPDGSVKVMDGS
- the flgI gene encoding flagellar basal body P-ring protein FlgI — its product is MTRLLLALMLLVSAASAEAAVRIKDIADIKGLRENQIVGYGLVIGLNGTGDTLRNAPFTEQSLQSMLENMGINVRNETTSTNNPPRPTTLRTRNVAAVMVTADLPPSIGPGERMDVTVSSLGDATSLLGGTLVMTSLRAADGAVYAVAQGAITVAGYSVGGQAQSVSQGTPTAGRIPNGALVERAVQGSLHEMEFLVLQLKNPDFVTATRILDAVNRYAGGRYRAQIAFERDYRTIVLSKPRHVGPVRFLAEIGELVVEPDTPARVVINERTGTVVIGRDVRISTVAVTHGNLTVRVTEMPVVSQPAPFSRGQTVVVPQTVVEANEAGSQVAILSGVDLQRLVRGLNQIGLKPSGIIAILQAIKTAGALQADVIVQ